The following are from one region of the Actinomyces sp. oral taxon 897 genome:
- the malQ gene encoding 4-alpha-glucanotransferase encodes MTQTVVPDAGPVRHEANEALRRLAEAHGVSTEYWDYQGHYAAPSQETLEAVLAAMGVRASTQEEIATSLKDVELAPWRRVLPPSVVVRGGASHVLVVHVPDGAVVRAKVDLEDGGVRRLAQAEDWTPAPAREVDGVLTSQASFVLPKDLPLGWHRIVAEVDTGRGLGPHTASCPLVVTPDHLDLPLSLGERGWGVMAQLYSVRSRGSWGVGDAADLTELLSFLGDEGADFLLINPLHAAEPTGHMTPSPYLPVTRRFVNPLYIRPEQILEVAELPGPQRSLVSWGAEEARAANHGADPIDRDASWKAKREALEVIFATGRSRSRQRDFDRFRAEQGPGLERFALWCALSEKYGDMRQWPATLRDASSAYVAMEARTLSERIDFYAWLQWVVDEQLGRAQRQAVASGMALGVMDDLAVGTHPRGADVWADPQAFAPGVTVGAPPDMYSQKGQNWSQPPWSPTYLARSAYAPLRDMVRTVLRHAGALRMDHIMGLFRLWWIPNGMGAGQGAYVRYDHEAMVGVLLLEAYRAGAVIIGEDLGTVEPWARDYLTSRGILGTSVLWFEKQGDGWPTQPEAYRRLALSTVNTHDLPPTAGYLADEHVTLRERLGLLTQDIDEVRTDSRIERDRMMARLREHGLLGERPSERQVVEALYRYVLRTPSVLVGIALVDGVGERRAQNLPGTDQEYPNWRMPLADGSGEVVLVEDLPGNARLSSLLSAVRQELGRGPRWGRDLPVPPV; translated from the coding sequence ATGACGCAGACCGTCGTGCCCGACGCCGGCCCCGTGCGGCACGAGGCCAACGAGGCCCTGCGTCGCCTGGCCGAGGCCCACGGCGTCTCCACCGAGTACTGGGACTACCAGGGGCACTACGCCGCCCCCTCCCAGGAGACCCTGGAGGCCGTGCTGGCCGCCATGGGGGTGCGGGCCTCCACGCAGGAGGAGATCGCCACCTCCCTGAAGGATGTCGAGCTGGCCCCCTGGCGGCGTGTGCTGCCCCCCAGCGTCGTGGTACGCGGGGGCGCCTCCCACGTCCTGGTGGTCCACGTGCCCGACGGCGCCGTGGTACGGGCCAAGGTGGACCTGGAGGACGGCGGGGTCAGGCGCCTGGCCCAGGCCGAGGACTGGACCCCCGCCCCCGCCCGGGAGGTGGACGGTGTCCTGACCAGCCAGGCCTCCTTCGTCCTGCCCAAGGACCTGCCCCTGGGGTGGCACCGCATTGTCGCCGAGGTCGACACCGGCCGGGGGCTCGGCCCCCACACGGCCTCCTGCCCCCTGGTCGTCACCCCGGACCACCTGGATCTCCCCCTCAGCCTGGGGGAGCGGGGGTGGGGTGTCATGGCCCAGCTGTACTCGGTGCGCTCGCGGGGGTCCTGGGGGGTGGGGGACGCCGCCGACCTCACCGAGCTGCTCAGCTTCCTGGGGGACGAGGGGGCCGACTTCCTCCTCATCAACCCCCTCCACGCGGCCGAGCCCACCGGGCACATGACGCCCTCGCCCTACCTGCCGGTGACGCGCCGCTTCGTCAACCCCCTCTACATCCGTCCCGAGCAGATCCTCGAGGTCGCCGAGCTCCCCGGCCCGCAGCGCTCGCTGGTGAGCTGGGGGGCGGAGGAGGCGCGCGCCGCCAACCACGGCGCCGACCCCATTGACCGCGACGCCAGCTGGAAGGCCAAGCGCGAGGCCCTGGAGGTGATATTTGCCACAGGACGTTCCCGGTCCCGGCAACGCGACTTTGATCGCTTCCGCGCCGAGCAGGGGCCCGGCCTGGAGCGCTTCGCCCTGTGGTGCGCGCTGAGCGAGAAGTACGGGGACATGCGCCAGTGGCCCGCCACGCTGCGGGACGCCAGCAGCGCCTACGTGGCCATGGAGGCCCGCACCTTAAGCGAGCGGATCGACTTCTACGCCTGGCTCCAGTGGGTGGTGGACGAGCAGCTGGGGCGGGCCCAGCGCCAGGCCGTGGCCTCGGGGATGGCCCTGGGCGTCATGGACGACCTCGCCGTGGGCACCCACCCCCGCGGGGCGGACGTGTGGGCCGACCCCCAGGCGTTCGCCCCGGGGGTGACCGTGGGCGCGCCCCCGGACATGTACAGCCAGAAGGGGCAGAACTGGTCCCAGCCGCCGTGGAGCCCCACCTACCTGGCCCGCAGCGCCTACGCCCCCCTGCGGGACATGGTGCGCACCGTCCTGCGCCACGCAGGCGCCCTGCGGATGGACCACATTATGGGCCTGTTCCGCCTGTGGTGGATCCCCAACGGCATGGGTGCCGGCCAGGGCGCCTACGTCCGCTACGACCACGAGGCCATGGTGGGGGTCCTCCTGCTGGAGGCCTACCGGGCGGGGGCCGTCATTATCGGCGAGGACCTGGGCACGGTCGAGCCCTGGGCCCGGGACTACCTGACCAGCCGGGGCATCCTGGGCACCTCGGTGCTGTGGTTCGAGAAGCAGGGCGACGGCTGGCCCACCCAGCCGGAGGCCTACCGCCGCCTGGCCCTGTCCACGGTCAACACCCACGACCTGCCCCCGACGGCGGGCTACCTGGCCGACGAGCACGTCACCCTGCGTGAGCGCCTGGGCCTGCTGACCCAGGACATTGACGAGGTCCGTACCGACTCGCGTATCGAGCGCGACCGGATGATGGCCCGCCTGCGCGAGCACGGCCTGCTGGGGGAGCGGCCCAGCGAGCGGCAGGTCGTCGAGGCCCTCTACCGCTACGTCCTGCGCACACCCTCGGTCCTGGTGGGGATCGCCCTGGTCGACGGCGTCGGGGAGAGGCGTGCCCAGAACCTGCCGGGCACGGACCAGGAGTACCCCAACTGGAGGATGCCCCTGGCGGACGGCAGCGGCGAGGTGGTCCTGGTGGAGGACCTGCCCGGTAACGCACGCCTGTCCAGCCTGCTGTCCGCGGTGCGCCAGGAGCTGGGGCGCGGGCCCCGGTGGGGCCGGGACCTGCCGGTGCCCCCGGTGTAG
- a CDS encoding PTS sugar transporter subunit IIA: MSLVVRAPLPGRVLAVEDVPDPVFSAKIVGPGLALDPRTGGPGQVTAVSPIDGTVAKVHPHAFVVTSPRGRGVLVHLGLDTVSLAGEGFTVHTAEGATVSVGDPMVTWDPDAVQARGLDPVVPVILLEAEETTLGLTAPGTQVAAGDALVTWD; the protein is encoded by the coding sequence ATGAGCCTGGTCGTCCGCGCGCCCCTGCCCGGCCGGGTGCTGGCCGTCGAGGACGTCCCGGACCCGGTCTTCTCCGCCAAGATCGTCGGGCCCGGCCTGGCCCTGGACCCGAGGACGGGCGGGCCCGGCCAGGTCACGGCCGTGTCCCCCATCGACGGCACGGTCGCCAAGGTCCACCCGCACGCCTTCGTGGTCACCAGCCCCCGGGGGCGCGGTGTCCTGGTCCACCTGGGCCTGGACACGGTGTCCCTGGCCGGGGAGGGCTTCACCGTCCACACCGCGGAGGGCGCCACGGTGTCCGTCGGCGACCCCATGGTCACCTGGGACCCGGACGCGGTCCAGGCCAGGGGCCTGGACCCGGTGGTCCCCGTCATCCTCCTGGAGGCCGAGGAGACCACGCTGGGGCTCACCGCACCCGGCACGCAGGTCGCCGCCGGGGACGCCCTGGTGACCTGGGACTGA
- a CDS encoding glucose PTS transporter subunit EIIB, with translation MSQAQSIVDALGGFDNIIEIEPCITRLRCELEDVSLVDDQALKAAGAHGVVRVGDAVQVVVGPNADTIAEDIEDLR, from the coding sequence ATGTCCCAGGCACAGAGCATCGTCGACGCCCTCGGCGGGTTCGACAACATTATCGAGATCGAGCCCTGTATCACCCGGCTCCGCTGCGAGCTGGAGGACGTCTCCCTCGTGGACGACCAGGCACTCAAGGCCGCCGGCGCCCACGGCGTCGTGCGCGTGGGCGACGCCGTCCAGGTCGTCGTCGGCCCCAACGCGGACACGATCGCGGAGGACATCGAGGACCTCCGATGA
- a CDS encoding glucose PTS transporter subunit EIIB: MINLDRLVAALGGAENIDTIEPCITRLRTEVHDPGAVDRAALRGTGAHGVTAAGHVVQVVVGPNADTIASDLADLIWGEETPAP, translated from the coding sequence ATGATCAACCTCGATCGACTGGTCGCCGCGCTGGGAGGCGCGGAGAACATCGACACCATCGAACCGTGCATCACCCGGCTGCGCACGGAGGTCCACGACCCCGGTGCCGTGGACCGCGCCGCCCTGCGGGGCACCGGCGCCCACGGGGTCACCGCCGCGGGGCACGTGGTCCAGGTCGTCGTGGGCCCCAACGCGGACACCATCGCCTCGGACCTGGCGGACCTCATCTGGGGCGAGGAGACCCCGGCGCCCTGA
- a CDS encoding GntR family transcriptional regulator, with product MPRRPTSKYLRVREYLLGLIAQGLEPGAPLPSERELCETFSVSRMTVRQAIDTLIVDGVLERHQGRGTFVAPPKLDLQPRLTSFSEEMRRRGMTPGVVVLTMETAPAPPVVAQALEAEPAAPTHHLRRLLTADSIPMAIEENWIPAHLLPALLEPGPPASVYSSLTAAGFDPQWGEDVIAGHVVTREEATLLGVTVGAPALDITRRTFHEHHVVDYSRSLYRADRYTLWVPVSAPQPTGRTTRPRTAPDTRSAS from the coding sequence ATGCCCAGACGCCCCACCTCCAAGTACCTACGAGTCCGCGAGTACCTCCTCGGCCTGATCGCCCAGGGCCTGGAGCCCGGCGCCCCGCTGCCCTCCGAGCGCGAGCTGTGCGAGACCTTCTCCGTCTCCCGCATGACGGTGCGCCAGGCCATTGACACCCTCATTGTCGACGGCGTCCTGGAGCGCCACCAGGGCAGGGGCACCTTCGTGGCGCCCCCCAAGCTGGACCTCCAGCCCCGCCTGACCTCCTTCAGCGAGGAGATGCGCCGCCGCGGCATGACGCCCGGCGTCGTCGTCCTGACCATGGAGACGGCCCCCGCCCCGCCGGTGGTCGCCCAGGCCCTGGAGGCCGAGCCCGCCGCCCCCACCCACCACCTGCGCCGCCTGCTGACGGCGGACTCCATCCCCATGGCCATCGAGGAGAACTGGATCCCGGCCCACCTGCTGCCCGCGCTCCTGGAGCCCGGCCCGCCCGCCTCGGTGTACTCCAGCCTGACGGCGGCGGGGTTCGACCCCCAGTGGGGCGAGGACGTCATCGCGGGCCACGTGGTCACCCGCGAGGAGGCCACCCTGTTGGGCGTGACCGTCGGGGCGCCCGCCCTGGACATCACCCGGCGCACCTTCCACGAGCACCACGTCGTGGACTACTCCCGCTCCCTGTACCGTGCCGACCGGTACACCCTGTGGGTCCCGGTGTCGGCCCCCCAGCCCACAGGTCGCACCACCCGCCCCAGAACCGCACCAGACACCAGGAGCGCCTCATGA
- a CDS encoding PTS transporter subunit EIIC, with translation MLPIATLPAAGLLLRLGQDDMLGKDGLSSPLPWLEPVAKVLAAAGGAVFDNLPLIFAVGVAIGFARKSDGSTGVAGLFGYLVLKGVLGALAPYWGAAPKEGDDPVINYGVLAGIIIGVVAALLWQRYYRIKLPDWLAFFGGRRFVPIVTSLAAIVVALVLGAVYPAFNWLINEQLGGWLMRAGTEGGAAGALAVLVFGTINRLLIPLGLHHLLNSVPWFQLGNCTNAKGEAMHGDLTCFFNGVDGTNAWTGSFMTGFFPIMMFALPAAALAIWHTARSSKRKATGALMVSVALTAFLTGVTEPLEYAFAYVAFPLYAVHAVLTGTSLAVVNELGIKDGFSFSAGAIDYVLNFGKSAELSGGVLNGPVLLAVIGLVYAVIYYFLFRFLIVRFDFRTPGREEDDVDAFTTAQAQAAERTGKNAEAARRA, from the coding sequence ATGCTGCCGATCGCGACCCTGCCCGCCGCAGGCCTCCTCCTGCGCCTGGGGCAGGACGACATGCTCGGCAAGGACGGCCTGTCCTCCCCGCTGCCCTGGCTGGAGCCCGTGGCCAAGGTCCTGGCCGCCGCCGGTGGCGCGGTCTTCGACAACCTGCCCCTCATCTTCGCCGTGGGCGTGGCCATCGGCTTCGCCAGGAAGTCGGACGGATCCACCGGTGTGGCGGGCCTGTTCGGCTACCTGGTGCTCAAGGGCGTGCTCGGCGCCCTGGCCCCCTACTGGGGCGCCGCCCCCAAGGAGGGCGATGACCCGGTCATTAACTACGGGGTGCTGGCCGGTATCATTATCGGTGTCGTGGCCGCCCTGCTGTGGCAGAGGTACTACCGTATCAAGCTGCCTGACTGGCTGGCCTTCTTCGGCGGGCGCCGCTTCGTCCCGATCGTCACCTCACTGGCCGCCATTGTCGTGGCCCTGGTGCTGGGCGCCGTCTACCCGGCCTTTAACTGGCTCATTAACGAGCAGCTCGGCGGCTGGCTCATGCGCGCGGGTACCGAGGGCGGCGCCGCCGGCGCCCTGGCCGTCCTCGTCTTCGGCACCATTAACCGCCTGCTCATCCCCCTCGGTCTGCACCACCTGCTCAACTCCGTGCCGTGGTTCCAGCTCGGCAACTGCACCAACGCCAAGGGTGAGGCCATGCACGGCGACCTGACCTGCTTCTTCAACGGCGTGGACGGCACCAACGCCTGGACCGGCAGCTTTATGACCGGCTTCTTCCCCATTATGATGTTCGCCCTGCCGGCCGCGGCCCTGGCCATCTGGCACACCGCCAGGTCCTCCAAGCGCAAGGCCACCGGGGCCCTCATGGTCTCCGTGGCCCTGACCGCCTTCCTCACCGGCGTCACCGAGCCCCTGGAGTACGCCTTCGCCTACGTGGCCTTCCCGCTCTACGCCGTCCACGCGGTGCTCACCGGCACCTCGCTGGCGGTGGTCAACGAGCTGGGCATCAAGGACGGATTCTCCTTCTCGGCCGGCGCGATCGACTACGTGCTCAACTTCGGCAAGTCCGCCGAGCTCTCCGGCGGCGTCCTCAACGGCCCTGTCCTGCTGGCGGTTATCGGCCTGGTCTACGCCGTCATCTACTACTTCCTCTTCCGGTTCCTCATTGTCAGGTTCGACTTCAGGACCCCCGGGCGTGAGGAGGACGACGTGGACGCCTTCACCACCGCCCAGGCCCAGGCCGCTGAGCGCACCGGCAAGAACGCCGAGGCTGCTCGCAGGGCCTGA